The Lactuca sativa cultivar Salinas chromosome 2, Lsat_Salinas_v11, whole genome shotgun sequence genome includes a window with the following:
- the LOC111912261 gene encoding uncharacterized protein LOC111912261, protein MSAEDLPKNEAQVLKGHEGAVLTARFNKDGNYCLTGGKDRTIRLWNPHRGIHIKTYKAHAREVRDVHVTPDNSKICSCGGDRQVFYWDVSTGRVIRKFRGHDSEVNAVKFNEYSSVVVSAGYDRSLRAWDCRSHSTEPIQIIDTFLDSVMSVCLTKTEIIAGSVDGTVRTFDIRIGRELSDDLGQPVNCISLSNDGNCVLASCLDSTLRLLDRTSGELLQEYKGHTCKSFKMDCCLTNSDAHVVGGSEDGRLFFWDLVDASVVSSFRAHSSVVTSVSYHPKDNCVMTASVDGSVRVWKA, encoded by the exons ATGAGCGCCGAAGATTTACCGAAGAACGAGGCGCAGGTGTTGAAGGGGCACGAAGGTGCCGTTTTAACGGCAAGGTTCAACAAAGATGGAAATTATTGTCTCACCGGAGGCAAAGATCGGACTATTCGCCTATGGAATCCTCACCGTGGTATTCATATTAAGACCTACAAAGCCCATGCTCGTGAAGTTCGAGACGTCCACGTTACACC AGATAATTCAAAAATCTGTTCATGTGGTGGTGATCGTCAAGTCTTCTATTGGGATGTATCAACTGGGCGTGTGATCCGAAAGTTTAGAGGTCACGACAGTGAG GTGAATGCTGTAAAGTTCAATGAATATTCATCTGTTGTTGTATCAGCAGGGTATGATCGTTCCTTGCGTGCCTGGGACTGTAGATCTCACAGCACTGAGCCAATTCAG ATCATTGACACCTTTCTAGACAGCGTTATGTCTGTTTGTTTAACAAAAACTGAAATCATTGCTGGAAGTGTTGATGGAACTGTACGCACATTTGACATCCGGATTGGTAG AGAATTATCTGATGATTTGGGGCAACCTGTAAACTGTATCTCTCTATCAAACGATGGTAACTGTGTATTAGCCAGTTGTCTGGATTCTACTCTGCGCCTTTTGGACAG AACTAGTGGTGAATTACTACAAGAATATAAAGGCCATACATGCAAG TCATTCAAAATGGATTGCTGTCTTACCAATAGTGATGCTCATGTGGTTGGTGGATCTGAAGATGGGCGTCTCTTTTTCTGGGATCTGGTGGATGCATCTGTGGTTTCAAGTTTCCGTGCTCACTCCTCAGTG GTAACAAGCGTTAGTTATCACCCAAAAGATAACTGTGTGATGACTGCATCAGTGGATGGATCAGTACGAGTTTGGAAAGCCTGA
- the LOC111912260 gene encoding histidinol dehydrogenase, chloroplastic: protein MSIGAYSQLVFSQSPASPRFCSLHQSTIGSFRALASRQLLSKSHTSFTPVRLCNTVRSAMKSYKLSELTPTEVDNLKARPRINFSSIFSTVQPIVDDVRNRGDAAVKDYTLRFDKVELEKIIENVNELPDPELDESVRESFDVAYSNIYAFHAAQKPVEKVVENMKGVRCKRVARSISSVGLYVPGGTAVLPSTALMLSIPAQIAGCKTIVLATPPSSDGSICKEVLYCAKKAGVTHILKAGGAQAISAMAWGTATCPKVEKIYGPGNQYVTAAKMILQNSEAMISIDMPAGPSEVLVIADKYASPVHIAADLLSQAEHGPDSQVVLVIAGDGVDIKAIDEEITKQCNSLPRGDFASKALSHSFTVFARDMVEAVTFSNMYAPEHLIINVQDAEKWESFIENAGSVFLGQWTPESVGDYASGTNHVLPTYGYARMYSGVSLDSFLKYITIQSLTEEGLAKLGPHVATMAQVEGLDAHKRAVTLRLQDIKARQQVV from the exons ATGTCAATTGGAGCCTACAGTCAACTGGTTTTCAGTCAGAGCCCTGCTTCACCTCGATTTTGTTCTTTACACCAATCAACGATTGGCTCCTTCAGAGCTCTAGCATCCAG GCAATTGTTAAGTAAAAGTCACACAAGTTTTACACCAG TACGACTTTGTAACACTGTTAGAAGTGCAATGAAATCGTATAAACTATCTGAGCTTACACCAACTGAGGTTGACAATCTCAAGGCTCGACCCCGAATTAATTTCTCTTCCATTTTCAGCACA GTCCAGCCGATTGTTGATGATGTTCGCAACAGAGGAGATGCTGCTGTTAAAGA TTATACTTTACGCTTTGACAAAGTTGAATTAGAAAAGATTATTGAAAATGTGAATGAACTTCCAGATCCAGAG CTTGATGAATCTGTTCGTGAATCGTTTGATGTGGCATACAGCAACATCTATGCATTCCATGCTGCACAAAAGCCAGTTGAGAAAGTTGTTGAGAATATGAAA GGTGTGAGATGCAAACGAGTGGCAAGAAGCATTTCATCTGTTGGACTTTATGTTCCAGGTGGCACTGCAGTTTTACCCTCAACAGCTCTCATGCTTTCCATT CCAGCACAGATTGCAGGGTGTAAAACGATAGTGCTTGCAACTCCTCCCTCTAGTGATGGAAGCATATGCAAG GAGGTACTTTATTGTGCAAAAAAAGCTGGTGTGACTCACATTCTTAAAGCTGGTGGAGCTCAG GCCATTTCTGCAATGGCATGGGGGACAGCAACGTGTCCTAAGGTTGAGAAGATATATGGCCCTGGAAATCAGTATGTGACAGCTGCAAAAATGATTCTTCAA AACAGTGAGGCTATGATATCCATTGACATGCCTGCAGGACCATCTGAAGTGCTTGTGATTGCTGACAAATATGCTAGTCCGGTTCACATAGCTGCAGATCTACTTTCTCAG GCTGAGCATGGGCCAGATAGCCAGGTGGTTTTGGTGATTGCAGGAGATGGTGTGGATATAAAAGCCATTGATGAAGAAATCACCAAGCAATGTAACAGTCTCCCAAGAGGAGACTTTGCTTCAAAAGCTCTTAGCCATAGCTTTACTGTATTTGCACGCGATATGGTAGAG GCGGTTACTTTTTCTAACATGTACGCACCCGAACATCTGATCATTAATGTTCAAGACGCAGAAAAGTGGGAAAGTTTTATCGAAAATGCAG GGTCTGTGTTTTTAGGGCAGTGGACTCCAGAGAGTGTGGGGGACTATGCTAGTGGGACGAATCATGTGCTTCCCACTTATGGGTATGCTCGGATGTACAGCGGGGTGTCTTTGGACTCTTTTTTGAAGTATATAACCATCCAGTCTTTGACAGAGGAAGGCCTTGCAAAACTTGGTCCTCATGTGGCAACCATGGCTCAAGTGGAAGGCTTGGATGCTCATAAGAGGGCTGTTACACTTCGCCTTCAGGACATTAAAGCCAGACAACAGGTTGTTTGA
- the LOC111912212 gene encoding uncharacterized protein LOC111912212, giving the protein MGIFMSVMEDWLVSLHAELEEKGITIPERLNEDELHIFHDASGGDFAKFLSSVEKTIQWRRKYTMLSQQELDDWGNLVFWHGSDVMQRPTLVIRIGLAGSTLDSDDQAKFARAVVTFRVEYGVVNLVHPENPQITVLLDCSRLSPFEFPLQTFKSCVALLQDHYPNRLGCLLVVRVPSNAKVMTQTLYQDLRPGTMRKLIFVEAFDYRRVLSSYFKDMPDFPTTGEEAIGGLDIGSHTELINIGNPGEFTMIELSETVKENKPIHANAVNANDDGLVYFAYAINQPESRN; this is encoded by the exons ATGGGAAT TTTCATGAGTGTTATGGAAGATTGGTTGGTGTCACTCCATGCAGAGCTTGAAGAGAAAGGTATTACTATACCGGAGAG GCTTAATGAGGATGAACTTCATATATTCCATGATGCCTCTGGTGGTGACTTTGCAAAGTTTTTATCATCGGTTGAAAAGACCATTCAATGGAGGCGTAAATACACTATGCTTTCACAACAAGAACTTGATGACTGGGGCAATTTGGTCTTTTGGCATGGATCCGATGTAATGCAACGACCTACCCTTGTTATACGGATTGGACTCGCAGGTTCTACTTTGGATTCAGATGACCAAGCAAAGTTTGCTAGAGCAGTCG TAACATTTCGT GTCGAATACGGGGTTGTAAATTTGGTTCATCCGGAAAATCCTCAGATTACTGTTTTGTTAGATTGTTCTAGACTATCCCCTTTTGAATTCCCGCTACAAACATTTAAATCATGTGTGGCTCTTCTTCAAGATCATTACCCGAACAGGCTTGGATGCTTACTTGTTGTACGAGTTCCCTCTAATGCCAAAGTCATGACTCAAACTCTTTACCAA GATTTGAGGCCTGGAACAATGCGAAAGCTGATATTTGTGGAGGCATTTGATTACAGAAGAGTTCTTTCAAGCTACTTTAAAGACATGCCGGATTTTCCAACAACCGGAGAAGAAGCTATTGGGGGGCTT gacattg GAAGCCATACAGAGCTAATCAACATTGGAAATCCAGGTGAATTCACCATGATTGAACTTTCTGAGACTGTCAAAGAG aacAAACCAATACATGCAAATGCAGTGAATGCCAATGATGATGGGTTGGTTTATTTTGCATATGCAATTAATCAACCCGAAAGTAGAAATTAA